From the Primulina tabacum isolate GXHZ01 chromosome 3, ASM2559414v2, whole genome shotgun sequence genome, one window contains:
- the LOC142540746 gene encoding uncharacterized protein LOC142540746: MSIALSTPLSKTPTKFKFCSHKVPSFPRIHQKRHSFPFSYSSITTNLKPLNELHKFYGISKPNLSGFPSDIAQRSCVFVAKAQNESGISEYKEEKAGDDELEARGRSSMPERFRYLTKEAPGKPVRWPWLIVLGFMLYAWRAVLWELSNWKKSVRAIFRFLGYILKLALALIFHFIGDPITSLIHGFESALYTVRAFYSSVISYAPVQELVTIIMLTSAVLAIAEATVPDSVNSQPYLLSLAGLIGFAAVRNYISELFFWTLLVFMFGFAKLVKKRDYISSALAPAAVLAAVGEPWVRVITMVSYLTLAVFHYSNYRVDVQEEEDSGAINRVPVPLLCAALAIGVRLAAKWAGYRHLTWMIV; encoded by the exons ATGTCGATAGCCCTCTCAACCCCGCTCTCCAAAACCCCGACAAAATTCAAATTCTGCTCCCATAAAGTTCCATCTTTTCCCAGAATTCATCAAAAAAGGCATTCTTTTCCTTTCAGTTATTCATCAATTACAACAAATTTGAAACCTTTAAATGAACTCCATAAATTTTATGGGATTTCGAAGCCGAATTTGAGTGGTTTTCCATCAGATATAGCACAGAGATCTTGTGTGTTTGTTGCAAAAGCACAAAATGAAAGTGGGATTTCTGAGTACAAAGAGGAAAAAGCTGGGGATGATGAACTGGAGGCTCGTGGACGAAGCAGTATGCCCGAAAGATTCAGATATTTGACAAAAGAGGCTCCTGGAAAGCCTGTGAGATGGCCATGGCTTATTG TACTTGGATTCATGCTATATGCCTGGAGGGCGGTGTTGTGGGAACTTTCTAATTGGAAAAAGTCCGTCAGAGCCATCTTTAGATTCTTGGGATACATCTTAAAACTTGCTTTGGCTCTTATATTCCATTTTATTGGAGATCCAATAACATCTTTAATTCATGGCTTTGAGTCGGCTCTCTACACTGTTCGAGCTTTCTATTCCAGCGTTATTTCATATGCTCCAGTTCAAGAACTTGTAACTATCATCATGTTAACATCCGCTGTACTTGCTATAGCAGAAGCCACAGTTCCAGACTCGGTAAACAGCCAGCCATATCTCCTCTCATTGGCTGGCCTAATAGGCTTTGCTGCCGTGAGAAACTACATATCCGAGCTCTTTTTCTGGACATTACTGGTCTTTATGTTTGGGTTTGCAAAGCTCGTTAAGAAAAGAGATTACATTTCTTCAGCACTTGCTCCGGCTGCCGTTTTAGCTGCGGTTGGAGAGCCTTGGGTGAGAGTAATTACGATGGTTTCATATTTAACATTGGCTGTTTTTCACTATTCTAATTACCGTGTCGACGTTCAAGAAGAGGAGGATTCAGGGGCCATCAACAGGGTTCCGGTTCCCTTGTTGTGTGCTGCATTGGCAATTGGCGTGCGCCTTGCTGCAAAATGGGCTGGATATCGCCATTTGACATGGATGATTGTTTAA
- the LOC142540745 gene encoding LOW QUALITY PROTEIN: putative galacturonosyltransferase 10 (The sequence of the model RefSeq protein was modified relative to this genomic sequence to represent the inferred CDS: inserted 2 bases in 1 codon), with the protein MRRRGPEFRRPVKRRFSNVFWITLCGLVIVLFIVVLSRENRKPSPRSVYTKRSFRHDKIIEWLNITDEMLSPDSVTRQLNDQIALAKAFIVIAKHSNNLQFAWELSAQIRNSQNLLSNAALRRTPLTTGESEAAIRDMAFLLFQAQQLHYDSSTMIMRLKAQVQGLEEDMNSAKDKSSKYGQIAAEEVPKSLYCLGVRLTSEWFKNGNSQRKLKEKKQVAMKLKDNSLYHFCVFSDNILATSVVVNSTASNSQNPDKVVFHLVTDEVNYAAMKAWFTMNSXFRGVTIDVQKIEDFTWLNASYVPVLKQLQDSDTQSYYFSGTGGDNRTPIKFRNPKYLSMLNHLRFYIPEVFPELKKLVFLDDDVVVQKDLSPLFSIDLNGNVNGAVETCMETFHRYHKYLNYSHPLIREHFDPDACGWAFGMNIFDLVQWRRRNVTGIYHYWQEKNVDRTLWKLGTLPPGLLTFYGLTEPLNPSWHVLGLGYTNVDPQLIEKGAVLHFNGNSKPWLKIGMEKYKPLWDKHVDYGHPLLQQCNAH; encoded by the exons ATGAGGCGCCGAGGCCCAGAATTTAGGAGACCGGTGAAGCGGCGATTTTCGAATGTATTTTGGATAACACTTTGTGGGTTAGTGATTGTGCTGTTTATCGTGGTGTTGAGCAGAGAGAATCGGAAACCCAGTCCAAGATCGGTTTATACTAAG AGATCATTTAGACATGATAAGATCATAGAATGGCTTAACATCACGGACGAAATGTTGAGTCCGGACTCTGTAACAAGGCAACTGAATGATCAAATTGCTCTAGCAAAGGCATTTATTGTCATTGCAAAACACAGCAACAACCTCCAATTTGCTTGGGAGCTTAGTGCTCAAATCCGCAACTCACAGAACCTCCTCTCGAATGCTGCTTTACGAAGAACTCCTTTGACGACCGGTGAATCAGAGGCGGCAATTCGTGACATGGCATTTTTGCTTTTTCAGGCTCAGCAACTCCACTATGACAGTTCTACCATGATCATGAGATTGAAGGCGCAGGTCCAGGGTCTCGAAGAAGATATGAATTCTGCAAAAGATAAGAGTTCCAAGTATGGGCAAATTGCGGCGGAAGAAGTTCCTAAGAGCCTGTATTGCCTTGGTGTTCGATTAACAAGCGAGTGGTTCAAGAACGGTAATTCACAGAGGAAACTCAAGGAGAAGAAGCAAGTAGCCATGAAACTCAAAGATAACAGTCTTTACCATTTCTGTGTCTTTTCTGACAACATCCTTGCAACATCGGTTGTTGTGAATTCAACTGCCTCGAATTCCCAAAACCCTGATAAGGTCGTTTTCCACCTCGTTACTGACGAGGTGAATTATGCAGCAATGAAGGCCTGGTTCACGATGAACAG TTTCCGAGGAGTGACTATTGATGTTCAAAAGATAGAAGACTTCACCTGGCTAAACGCATCTTATGTTCCGGTTCTTAAGCAGCTTCAAGATTCTGACACTCAGAGCTACTACTTCTCTGGTACGGGTGGTGATAACCGAACTCCAATAAAATTCCGGAACCCTAAATATCTATCCATGCTCAACCACCTCAGGTTCTACATCCCCGAAGTTTTTCCCGAGTTGAAGAAACTGGTGTTTCTTGACGATGACGTGGTTGTCCAGAAAGATCTTTCGCCTTTATTTTCTATAGATCTAAATGGGAATGTGAATGGAGCAGTCGAGACATGCATGGAAACATTTCATCGGTACCACAAGTACTTAAACTACTCCCACCCTCTAATTCGTGAGCATTTCGACCCAGATGCATGTGGATGGGCCTTCGGGATGAACATTTTCGACTTGGTGCAGTGGCGTAGAAGAAACGTCACTGGCATCTACCACTACTGGCAAGAAAAGAACGTGGACAGAACTTTATGGAAACTTGGAACCTTGCCTCCTGGACTGTTAACCTTTTACGGATTGACAGAACCATTGAATCCGTCGTGGCATGTGTTAGGACTGGGATATACAAATGTAGACCCACAGTTGATAGAGAAAGGGGCTGTGCTGCATTTCAATGGGAACTCGAAACCTTGGTTGAAGATCGGAATGGAGAAGTATAAACCTCTTTGGGATAAACATGTGGATTATGGTCATCCTTTATTACAACAGTGCAATGCCCATTAG
- the LOC142539022 gene encoding uncharacterized protein LOC142539022 produces MSYATEVQIWNNAAFDNGDSEDLTSNRPSWGSLKSTFENPKASFDSVAGKENQGYFLENQISSVSSSLVSPTNTPFKPINTDGALVESRNKGFLRKDDEETKSSRRENGKDIRDDKKIDEEIIEIENEISRLSSRLEALRLVKVEMTLRVSEKRGSRVVPAKFMDQKQRVIAKNAEEKKKIDELSSTNGKWRIQRRGVSLGPSEIVSGVRRGMSMGPSEIFGSTKGKRLGKQEMITPSQSRRKSCFLKLQEIDEEKVAETESVKGSSVSPNSRKVAFKNQVLPRQAVTTIASRKGIKKEDGIISYSIQPKKLFKEAENLVNKKPVKPGRVVASRYNQNNSQASVVRKRSLAENDKDYTKRCEKKRSTSAGKSRVEHLGTESRVKKKQWEIPSEIVVHRSLEDDENSPDSTVVVPNFLPRIRIARCMNESPRDSGPAKRVAELTGKNLYFSNTDGEMEPSICQSLNYAEEDQES; encoded by the coding sequence ATGAGTTACGCTACCGAGGTACAGATTTGGAACAACGCTGCGTTTGACAATGGAGATTCTGAAGATTTGACGTCGAATAGACCCTCGTGGGGTTCATTAAAGTCGACTTTTGAGAATCCAAAAGCTTCTTTTGATTCGGTTGCTGGCAAGGAAAATCAAGGTTATTTTCTGGAGAATCAGATCTCCTCTGTTTCTTCTTCCCTGGTGTCGCCAACGAATACGCCCTTTAAGCCAATTAACACAGATGGGGCTTTGGTGGAATCAAGAAATAAAGGATTTTTGAGAAAGGATGATGAAGAAACCAAGTCATCGAGACGTGAAAATGGAAAGGACATTCGGGATGATAAGAAGATTGACGAGGAAATTATAGAGATTGAGAATGAAATTAGTAGGTTGAGTTCAAGATTGGAAGCTTTAAGATTGGTGAAAGTGGAGATGACCCTGCGGGTTTCGGAGAAGAGAGGTAGTAGAGTGGTGCCCGCTAAGTTTATGGATCAGAAACAAAGAGTTATTGCTAAGAATGCAGAAGAGAAGAAAAAGATCGACGAACTTTCATCAACAAATGGAAAATGGAGGATTCAAAGAAGAGGGGTTAGTTTGGGGCCATCAGAAATTGTGTCTGGAGTTCGAAGGGGGATGAGTATGGGGCCATCCGAGATTTTCGGATCAACAAAAGGGAAGCGATTAGGCAAGCAAGAGATGATCACCCCTTCTCAGAGTAGAAGAAAATCTTGTTTTTTGAAGCTCCAAGAAATAGATGAAGAAAAAGTGGCTGAAACCGAAAGTGTGAAAGGTTCAAGTGTAAGTCCCAATTCAAGAAAAGTTGCATTCAAGAATCAAGTTCTGCCTAGGCAGGCCGTAACCACAATTGCATCCAGAAAGGGTATCAAGAAAGAAGATGGGATTATCAGTTATTCAATTCAGCCAAAGAAACTTTTCAAAGAAgctgaaaatttggtaaataaGAAGCCAGTCAAGCCGGGAAGAGTTGTGGCGAGCCGCTACAATCAGAACAACAGCCAAGCTTCTGTTGTGAGAAAGAGGTCGTTGGCAGAGAATGATAAGGATTATACTAAACGATGTGAAAAGAAACGCTCGACATCAGCTGGGAAATCTCGGGTAGAGCATTTAGGGACCGAATCTCGAGTTAAGAAGAAGCAGTGGGAAATTCCTAGTGAGATTGTAGTTCACAGAAGTCTTGAAGACGATGAAAATTCTCCCGACTCCACGGTGGTGGTTCCAAATTTTCTTCCAAGAATCAGAATCGCTCGTTGCATGAACGAGAGCCCTCGGGATTCTGGACCTGCTAAACGGGTGGCTGAATTGACAGGGAAGAACTTATATTTCTCTAATACTGATGGGGAGATGGAGCCATCAATCTGTCAATCCCTGAATTACGcagaagaagatcaagaaagTTAA
- the LOC142540744 gene encoding formiminotransferase cyclodeaminase-like protein, translated as MLKQMLGCCKVYISESRNKAALEVIEKAAKLYPNSPIVNKFEDEIYNRVGYTLVSEMGQNPISCSLKSCVFEMVKVAFEEIDLETHSGTHPRLGVVDHICFHSMGGISLDHVAETAKSLAADVGSKLQVATFLYGAAHHEGRSLDSIRRELGYFKPNSTGNQWTSGPRSEYLRLTPDEGPPQALQRKGVLVIGATRWVDNYNIPIFSNDMTTVRKISRRVSGRGGGLAAVQSMALAHGNKVIEVACNLLEPSRIGGDEVQLHVERLAKEERVEVGKGYYTDLSQDILVEKYFELIRTAKDALAKVD; from the exons ATGTTAAAACAAATGCTAGGCTGCTGCAAGGTTTACATATCTGAAAGCAGAAACAAGGCTGCATTGGAGGTAATTGAGAAGGCAGCAAAATTGTATCCAAATTCCCCGATTGTGAACAAATTTGAGGATGAAATTTACAATAGAGTTGGGTACACCCTTGTCTCAGAAATGGGTCAGAATCCAATTTCATGTTCGTTGAAAAGCTGTGTTTTTGAAATGGTGAAAGTAGCTTTTGAAGAAATTGATCTTGAAACCCACAGTGGGACTCACCCTAGGCTTGGTGTCGTGGACCACATTTGTTTTCACTCGATGGGTGGCATTTCACTGGACCATGTTGCAGAAACTGCTAAATCTTTGGCTGCTGATGTTGGCTCAAAGCTACAAG TTGCTACTTTCCTATACGGAGCAGCACATCATGAGGGAAGATCCCTCGATTCTATCAGAAGAGAGCTTGGTTACTTCAAGCCGAACTCCACAGGGAATCAGTGGACCAGTGGGCCGAGATCAGAATATTTGCGACTGACTCCAGACGAGGGCCCTCCTCAAGCTCTTCAAAGAAAAGGTGTTCTTGTGATTGGAGCAACCCGATGGGTTGATAACTACAATATCCCAATTTTCTCTAATGACATGACCACGGTTCGCAAAATTTCAAGAAGGGTAAGTGGTAGGGGAGGAGGGCTCGCGGCTGTGCAATCCATGGCACTTGCTCATGGCAACAAGGTGATTGAGGTGGCTTGCAACTTACTCGAACCGAGTAGAATCGGTGGCGACGAAGTCCAGCTTCATGTTGAGCGGCTCGCGAAGGAGGAACGAGTGGAAGTGGGGAAGGGATACTATACTGATCTTTCACAGGACATAttagttgaaaaatattttgagctgATTCGTACCGCTAAAGATGCATTGGCCAAAGTTGATTAA